CCGCCGCCAGGCGCTCGTTAGCCTTGGGGACGAACCGTCATAAAAAATATAGGGATGATAATGAAACGTGCGTTGAGTTTAATGGGCATGGTCTTCGCCACCGTATTGGCCGGCACGCAGGCCGCCAGTGCGACCGAGTACCCGCTGCCGCCGCCGGACAGCCGTCTGATCGGTGAAAACACCACTTATACCGTGCCAAACGACGGCCGTCCGCTGGAGGCGATCGCCGCCGACTACAAGATTGGCCTACTGGGCATGCTGGAAGCTAACCCCGGCACCGACCCGTTCCTGCCCAAGCCGGGTACGGTGCTGACCATTCCGACCCAAATGCTGCTGCCTGACACCAAGCGTGAAGGGATCATCGTCAACCTGGCCGAGCTGCGCCTTTACTACTATCCGAAAGGCGAGAACAAAGTAATCGTCTATCCGATCGGTATCGGCCAGACCGGGATGCATACGCCGCTGGAGGTAACCTCCGTCAGCCAGAAGATCCCTAACCCGACCTGGACGCCAACCGCCAATATCCGCAAACGCTATCAGTCCCAGGGCGTGACGTTGCCGGCGGTGGTGCCGGCCGGCCCTGAGAACCCGATGGGGCTGTTCGCCCTGCGTCTGGCGATGGGGCGCGGTGAATACCTGATCCACGGCACTAACGCCAACTTCGGTATCGGCATGCGCGTTAGCTCCGGCTGTATTCGTCTGCGTCCGACGGACATCGAGGCGCTGTTCAATCAGGTGCCGCGCGGCACGCGGGTGCAGGTGATCAACGATCCGGTGAAGATTTCGGTCGAACCGGACGGCAAGCGCTATGTGGAAGTGCATCAGCCGCTGTCGCGGGTAGAAAGCGACGATCCGCAGACCATGCCGATTGCGTTGTCTAAAGCGGAAAAAGCCTTTGCTGCGGATGGGCAAACCGATCGTGCCGTGTTCGATAGCGCGGTTGTACGCCGTTCTGGCATGCCGGTGCTGGTCAACGTTGGGGAGAGTCCGTCTGAGGTGAGTTTAACGCCTGTAGCGGCTCCTGCGGCGAATAAGAGCCCATTCAAGGCAGCGCCAATCAGTTCTGTGAACTAAGTTTGCAGGATTGAGCAGTCGAAGAGGGGTTCAGCATGCTGAGCCTCTTTTTTTTGTCTGCCGAAGGGGAACCCCAGACCCGACAAGCAGGCAAAAAAAACGGCGCACAATGTGCGCCGTTTTCAATAACCAAAGCTATCTTACTTTTTGTAAGCGTGAGCTTGGTTGTCCAGACGCTGGTTAGCGCGTGCTGCGTCGTCTTTAGCCGCTTGAACGTCAGAACGCATTGCGTTCACGTCGTTGCTCAGCTGATCAACTTTAGCGTTCAGAGTCTGAACGTCAGAAGACAGTTGATCGATTTTAGCGTTGCTAGAGCAGCCAGCCAGCAGAGTGGAACCCAGGATTACCGCGCCCAGTACCAGTTTAGTACGATTCATTATAACACCCTCTAGATTGAGTTAATCTCCATGTAGCGTTACAAGTATTACACAAACTTTTTTCGAAAGAGAATAATTTTTTAGTGTTGAGGTGCTTTATTTTGATCGTTCGCTCAAACTTGCATCTGCTTTTACAAATTAGTTAAAAAAACGAGGGAAAACAGCCGGCTTCCATGGGACTACTCCGATTTGTTATTAGCTAAATAATGAGCGGATCACGGTTGCGTTTTGAGAAAAATAGTTTACTGCCGATAAAAAAAACGCCGCAAAGCGGCGTTTTGATCAAGGCAATTATGTCACGTTTTATATTACAGCACGTGTACCGAGGCGGTGTTGGTGGTGCCGCTCGGCACCAGCGCGCCGGAAACCATCACCACGACGTCGCCTTTCTGTGCCAGGCCGCTGGCCAGCGCGGCCTCTTTACCGATGCGGTAGAAGTCGTCGGTGGAGGCGATTTCCTTGACCATCTGCGGGATAACGCCCTTGCTCAGCACCAGCTGATGCGCGGTGGTCTGGTTGGTAGTCAGCGCCAGGATAACCGCGTTCGGGAAGTATTTACGCACGGATTTTGCCGACTTGCCGCCGCTGGTGGCGACGACGATCAGCGGCGCATCCAGTTTTTCGGCGGTTTCAACCGCGCCGCGGCACACCGCTTCGGTGATGCGCAGCTTGCGGCGATCGTTCAGGGTGTCGATACGGCTAGGCATCACGCGATCGGTACGTTCGCAGATGGTCGCCATGATGTTGACTGCTTCCAGCGGGTATTTGCCCTTGGCGCTCTCGCCGGACAGCATGACGGCATCGGTGCCGTCCAGGATGGCGTTGGCAACGTCGCCGGCTTCCGCGCGGGTAGGGCGCGGGTTTTTGATCATGGAATCGAGCATCTGGGTGGCGGTGATCACCACTTTACGCGCGCGGTTGCATTTCTCGATCATCATCTTTTGGGCGAAAATCACTTCTTCGACCGGGATCTCCACGCCCAGATCGCCACGGGCAACCATGATGCCGTCGGACGCCTCGAGGATTTCGTCGAAGTTGTTCAGGCCTTCCTGGTTTTCGATCTTGGAGATGATCTGGATCTGCTCGCCGCCGTGAGCTTTCAGGTGTTCGCGGATCTCCAGCACGTCAGAGCGCTTGCGGATGAAGGACGCCGCCACGAAGTCGACGCCTTGCTCACAGCCGAAGATCAGGTCGCGTTTGTCTTTCTCGGCCAGCGCAGGCAGCTGGATGGAGACGCCCGGCAGGTTAACGCCCTTGTTTTCGCCCAGGTCGCCGTTGTTCAGCACCTTACAAATGACTTCGTTCTCGGTCACGTTGGTGACTTCCATGCCGATCAGGCCGTCGTCAACCAGCACGGTGTTGCCGATCTTCAGGTCGGCGGCGAAGCCGGCGTAGGTGACTGCCACGCGATCGCTGTTACCGATCACGCTCTGGTCGGTGGTGAAGGTGAAGGTTTGGCCGGCGACCAGCGAGGCGTCTTTACCGCCTTCCAGTTTCATGGTGCGAATTTCCGGGCCTTTGGTATCCAGCAGGATGCCGGCGTTGATACCGGTTTTCGCCATCACGGC
The sequence above is drawn from the Serratia sp. FDAARGOS_506 genome and encodes:
- the pykF gene encoding pyruvate kinase PykF; amino-acid sequence: MKKTKIVCTIGPKTESEEMLTNLLNAGMNVMRLNFSHGDYEEHGNRIKNMRAVMAKTGINAGILLDTKGPEIRTMKLEGGKDASLVAGQTFTFTTDQSVIGNSDRVAVTYAGFAADLKIGNTVLVDDGLIGMEVTNVTENEVICKVLNNGDLGENKGVNLPGVSIQLPALAEKDKRDLIFGCEQGVDFVAASFIRKRSDVLEIREHLKAHGGEQIQIISKIENQEGLNNFDEILEASDGIMVARGDLGVEIPVEEVIFAQKMMIEKCNRARKVVITATQMLDSMIKNPRPTRAEAGDVANAILDGTDAVMLSGESAKGKYPLEAVNIMATICERTDRVMPSRIDTLNDRRKLRITEAVCRGAVETAEKLDAPLIVVATSGGKSAKSVRKYFPNAVILALTTNQTTAHQLVLSKGVIPQMVKEIASTDDFYRIGKEAALASGLAQKGDVVVMVSGALVPSGTTNTASVHVL
- a CDS encoding L,D-transpeptidase family protein, with product MKRALSLMGMVFATVLAGTQAASATEYPLPPPDSRLIGENTTYTVPNDGRPLEAIAADYKIGLLGMLEANPGTDPFLPKPGTVLTIPTQMLLPDTKREGIIVNLAELRLYYYPKGENKVIVYPIGIGQTGMHTPLEVTSVSQKIPNPTWTPTANIRKRYQSQGVTLPAVVPAGPENPMGLFALRLAMGRGEYLIHGTNANFGIGMRVSSGCIRLRPTDIEALFNQVPRGTRVQVINDPVKISVEPDGKRYVEVHQPLSRVESDDPQTMPIALSKAEKAFAADGQTDRAVFDSAVVRRSGMPVLVNVGESPSEVSLTPVAAPAANKSPFKAAPISSVN
- a CDS encoding major outer membrane lipoprotein, which gives rise to MNRTKLVLGAVILGSTLLAGCSSNAKIDQLSSDVQTLNAKVDQLSNDVNAMRSDVQAAKDDAARANQRLDNQAHAYKK